The DNA window CTTGCCTTCCAGAAAGTGTTGTTCTGAATCCATATTTTTGATGTGTTGAAGGAACAAATTCCGTCACGATCGGCAGACAAGCTTAAATACTCGCGACCAAGGTCCAGCCTCACATGATTTCGACCAGATAAGCAATTCGTCTGTGACAGtcgaagaaagaaaagttcTCTTAGTGATGGATATTGCTAGACAAAAGTCGTGTAAGTCGTTTCCCGGCAGTGATGCATACACTGATTTCCTCTTTGGTGTATACGGATTGCCTAATCGAGGGTTGACAGGGGGTGGTTCGGCATCTTGACATTGGACCACAAGTAAAAAAGCCCAAGTCGACCGAGGACATGAAACACACCCGGCATTTTCCAGCTATTCACACCAATAATATACTACGAGAGACTTCGAGAAGGTATAGGTACTACTACCGAGAAGAACACCCTCGTATCTTGTAGGGGAAACAGTCTTTACCATGTCACCTCGTTGTTCCGTCTCAGGTTACGGATAGGCACCGATTAATTTGGCGGCTATTGATTTCGACCGAATAGGCATCTCGTATACTCCAAGGTCCCTAGGTAGTGTTTACCAGCTGTACCATCCATACAATGGCTAACATGGCTAACATGGCTTTACATGATAACTAATCATGGCTATCTGATTGGTCTTACACCGAAAAGCTACCTACCTGTTGGTCCGTTGGATATACGATCATTGATGTAATTGACAAACATTGTACATGAATCTATCTAACGTCTTAGAAATGTCCCTGTATAAAAAACACTAGAATAATAAGAACcatgtggtgttgatagtcCTTGTTAATGCTGAATGCAAATTCGCACCATCACCCCGCATTGACACCCTCTCCCCTCCATCAAACCTCCAAACCCCACCAAAATATTCATTATTCTCCCAACTTtccaaaaagaaaaacttcACTTCTAATTTCTATCGCCATGGCGTCCGAACTCTCGGCTGCTCCCGTGCTATCGACACCGGACGACCATATTCTCGAGGTCCCTGCCGCAGACTCTATCCCCACCTCGACCCTCTCTGACGATGCCCTTCGCACAACATACGAGATCGTTCGCACCGCCGATGAGATCCGCGCCGGAGGATGGAAGCGGATCGGTTTACAGTTCCCCGACTTTATGCTCGTCGACGCCCCGCGCGTAGTAGAAGCTTTGTCCAAGGAGATCAGCACCCATGATGCCCAAGAGGACGCCAAACCGGAGAGGAGGATATACGTTCTCGCCGATAGCAGTTACAGCGCCTGCTGTGTCGACGAAATTGCTGCAGAGCACGTCTCGGCAGATGTTGTAGTCCACTATGGTCGAACCTGTCTCAGCCCTACAAGCCATCTTCCTGCGATATATGTCTACACCACCCACGATCTAGATTACGAGTTGACAATCAACgaaatcaagaaagagttTAGCGATAATACTGTCAAGTTGGTTATCATGGCCGACTTGACATATCAGAATCATGTCGAAAAGGTCGTTTCCCTACTGAAGGAACAGGGTTACAACGACACCTTCTCTACAGCAGTGACTCGCGACCCTGCCGCTTTGATTCCCAACCGCAAGATCCTTTCAGACGAGACCCATGACGACCAACACTGGAAGGACTACTCGATCATTCACATATCCGATCCTCCCTCGGCGCTCCTACTCGCTCTTTACACGCGTTTTGCCTCACTGCACGTCCTCTCTACACCCTCTCCAGCCCTCGAAAATCCCACAATGCGTACGGCAGGTCTTCTTCGTCGACGATTCGCCAAAGTGCTATCACTTGCTTCCGCAGGTGTTATTGGTATTCTGGTCAACACATTGTCAGTTGCGAATTACTTGAGTTCCGTCAACACCCTCCGTGAGAGGATTGCGCGTGCGGGCAAGAAGAGTTACACCATTGTCGTGGGCAAACTGAACCCAGCCAAGCTGGCCAACTTTGCCGAAATTGAGGGCTGGGTTGTCGTGGGGTGCTGGGAGAGTGGCTtgattgaagatgatgctggATACTGGAGACCAGTTATCACACCCTTTGAGCTCGAGGTCGCGCTGATGAGCGAAGATGAGCGTGTCTGGGGCGGCGAGTGGTGGGGAGGTATCGAGAAGCTTGGGCTCAACGACAAGCCTGAGGATGCAACTAAAGAATCTAAGGATGCTGGtgtagaggaagaggaggaattCGACGATGTCGCTGGCGGCGTCGAAGGAGAGGAGTCTGCGCCTCCTGAGTTTGACATGCGTACTGGAAAGTTGATCTCGTCGAGTCGTCCTATGCGACTCCCAGTCCGCAAGAATCCTGCTGCGTCAGACACTGCCGAGGCGAACGGCGATGGTCAATCCAGTTCAGCCCAGCAGAACGATTCTCTCATCAAGCGCAGTGTTGGTGAACTGGCAAGCGTCAACGGCGTGGCAAGTCCAGGAGCTGAATTTCTTCGTTCCGGTCGAACATGGCAAGGCTTAGGTACTGACTTTGACAATGAGGCCAGCACGTTGGTTGAAGAAGGTAGAAGCGGCGTCGCGAGAGGATATCAAGTCGGTGAATCAGGTCGACATTAAGTACAAACCGAAAAGTGATACCATTTTAGCATCATAAGGCGTTGGGATATAGACAAAAATAGGCGAATATTGAATGGGTCAAGACACATTTATTGTTATAACAGGTTCATagctctttttatttttcattGACTCTTTTAAATGTGTAGTCATGGTGCTATATACAATAGAATCATCAACCGGAGCAGCCTCCAGGGCATGAGCTACGGCAACATCATTATTTAGCTCAAAGGTTCTTTCACTTTCATCTTCTTTTATCCTCCTCGAGAGGCAAAGACATATCAACATTGAATCATGTTTTGTTCATAAGTCCGTATAGATTCTCGCATAAAATGGAAAATATGTTCTAGGAGATTTCGTAATGCATTAAGCCGCTTTCCTTGCGGCATTCGTCAGGATGTTTGGCAGCTTGTGTCCTTGGCGTGTTGATGAGGACTGGGGTCCCTGGCGCGCGTCGTGATGTGTTGTATTCAGGCACCCTTCAGGGGACAAGCTGCCAAGAGAGCTTGCGAAACTACCATCTGGCGGTCATTGGGCTGGGGTATTGTAGTATTTGGGCATGTATGTAAGTGGAGAGGCGGTAGACGCCCGAAAAGGCGGTATCCTCTGATGTGCTGTTGTTCTGGTCCGTGCTTGCTGGCACTCGAGTCAAGCGCAGCGGCAGCCATGCTCCAGCTTAGACGTAGACTCGGCGAGAGTGAGGGCGGCTACGGCTGCTGTGACGAGAGCCAGAGCGAGAGTGGCTTCGGTGGCTGTGACGGCTGGAGTGGTAGGATCGGCGAGTGTGGCTACGGTTGTAGGCGCTCATATGTCCACCGTGCAAGAAAGCGACGACTGAGGTGATGGCGAAAAAGATGACGTTCATGATGCCAAAGGCCCAGCAAGCCTTGAGCATGGAGCAGGgcttgttgttgacgagGTCGTAGCTGGGGCCAATGACACGAACATTGCCAGCAGAGACATCCCAATCGTCTGAACGGCGGATGCTGACGCAGTCGGTGTTTTGGACGTAGCGGAGGTAGTAGACGGCAGCGATGAAGGCACCGAAGAAGAGGGCATCAACAAAGGCGACAAAGTGGGCGTTTGTCGAGGAGCGGTGGTAGCTGAAGAGGGTAAAGATTGCCCAGGCGAGAGCGAGAACCgagacgatgaagaggatgagaatGGAGTCGGGTGTTAAGGCGTTTTGCTTGACGAATCCATCAACGAACCAGGCGAGCATGCCCATACACGGGATCTAATTGATGAGTTAATTTGGATATTCCCAAAATAGTGGTGTTTTGCTTACCAGAGTGATGATCTGAAGAACCCGGAAAAAGACGAAAAACATTGCGAAGAGCATCTTTGCGGTTTACAGCCTTGCAGCTCGACAAATGTTGTATGTCGCACAAAAATCGATGTCTGGTATATAGCTGTTTATGTTGCGTCGGTCAAAGTGATAACGATGAATGTGCGCAGTGACTTATAAGAGGGTAAGTGATGCTGTTATACTTAGTCAGTGACTAAAAAtgagtgatgatgacgaggaaaaAAGAAGGGATCAAGAGgtgagagaaagaaaagctgAGGGTGTGTGGGAAGAAAGGCCTGGTTTTGTAGCAAAAAACGGTTCGTTCAACTATTCAAAACTTGGTGTCAAGATTTCCTTGGTTTCGACATGATTTGAACAAGTCTTGAACTACTGCAAGATGCAATGCATTCGATTCGAATGAGGTGGTTGGTGCTTGGAAATAGATGGCGCAGGACTACGGGGGGAGGTGGGATAACCCTTGTAGAAACCACCTATACACCCCTGTAGCTTCAGTGTGTTAAGCTAGTGGTTGGGCTCTACTTTTTTAGGGCCTTGGGCTCATCTTGTTGGGTTTATGCATGTTCATGTTGTGAAATGTCGAGCTTGAAACTGGAGATGAGAGGTTATGCATCGGTTATCGCATGCAAATTGAATTATATTGATATACGATTTCCCCAGATTTTATTACTACAGAGTTTTACCTCTGCAACGTTCTTCCTGGACGGTGATGCCGAAATTGGCAACATGACGTCGACTTGCACTAGTAATGCAAGCACTTACAGCCAGCCAAATCATCAATCAACATGTCAGACAACTAACATTATTTGAGGCAATTGAATCACAAATCAAGGcaccttttttcttctctattTAGCCATAAAGGCCATTCATTATAAGGCCAAGACCATCATTCTAGACCCTTGGATACAACGTCACAAGAATTCAAGAGGTTGGTCAGCAAAGTAGCTCACAGACCCTCCAAAAGAGGTAAAAACACTCACAAAACAAGCTGGCTGGGAGACAgacagaaagaaagaaaaagaagacgaTACTATGGTTACCGGCATAAGTAGTAACACCACCTTTACGAAAATTGGGTCTCTTCAGTGTAGCTGCACTGTAGTTATAGCGAGTTACGCACTATAAGGAAATGACAGGCTGTTTCTGATTGGATCGTTTAGCTGACTGATTAGCCTTACAGACCCATTTTTGCTCTTATCGGTAGCTTTAATTGGCTTATTTCTTATCTCAGATATCAAGAAGCCCAGGGAGGCCCTGTAAGCTCACTATATTTATAGGGGATCTGTACAGTAGAGTGACAAATAAGTGGGGTCAAAATCGTAGAGGAGGTGTGACTACTTTTGCCTGTAACCATAGTATTTAAAACGAAGCGGCCCCGCTAAATGATTCACCAAAAGTCGTTAACTAGACCCTTGAATAAAACTACCCCTGGCTAAATAGTCTTCCGTAACTTAGTAGATATCTACAGCGCTTTCGTCGGTGGCTGGTAAACTGATGCAGATGCATGCACAAACAAGCAAGATCCATCTTTACTCAGGAACATGATCCAAACTTGCATAAATGCGGTTGGACTAGTTACATGTTTCAGACCTGAATAATACAGTAGTATTCGCCTATAAATCTTCCCATTTCGGCAGATCCGCATCGCAACAGCACATCAATGGAGCCTTGTTTATGGATAGTATCCATTATTCTTTAAGCGGTGGCTGGGGGTTCAAGTTAAACAAAGATCAACAGGTACCATCGATCCGTATCCGTTATTAACTATTATCGTCCAAGCTATCCGTAGAATCAAGTATACAGATAATCCGTCACTACAGGACTCTCGTTCTCTCGGTCTCTCCGgattctcttctctttgaaCCCTGGACGAAAACTTCTGTTCATGCCCGTGTCTGTGTCCGTGCTGTTAGATCCACTCATCGCCGGCCCCGTGCTCCGACCTCCGACCGCTCCCTCCGTGTTCATCTGTATTGGTAGATCAAGATCATTAATGAGACTCAAATcaacctcatcatcatcatctccctCTTCTGTTCTTTCCGTCTCTTCTGTCCAGCAATAAGACCTTTCGTGCGCTTCCTCTCCAATGTTTTCGATCGGTCCCCGTTTCCACGGTGGCAACTTTACCCCT is part of the Fusarium poae strain DAOMC 252244 chromosome 4, whole genome shotgun sequence genome and encodes:
- the DPH2 gene encoding Diphthamide biosynthesis protein 2 (TransMembrane:1 (i274-299o)~BUSCO:22498at5125), with translation MASELSAAPVLSTPDDHILEVPAADSIPTSTLSDDALRTTYEIVRTADEIRAGGWKRIGLQFPDFMLVDAPRVVEALSKEISTHDAQEDAKPERRIYVLADSSYSACCVDEIAAEHVSADVVVHYGRTCLSPTSHLPAIYVYTTHDLDYELTINEIKKEFSDNTVKLVIMADLTYQNHVEKVVSLLKEQGYNDTFSTAVTRDPAALIPNRKILSDETHDDQHWKDYSIIHISDPPSALLLALYTRFASLHVLSTPSPALENPTMRTAGLLRRRFAKVLSLASAGVIGILVNTLSVANYLSSVNTLRERIARAGKKSYTIVVGKLNPAKLANFAEIEGWVVVGCWESGLIEDDAGYWRPVITPFELEVALMSEDERVWGGEWWGGIEKLGLNDKPEDATKESKDAGVEEEEEFDDVAGGVEGEESAPPEFDMRTGKLISSSRPMRLPVRKNPAASDTAEANGDGQSSSAQQNDSLIKRSVGELASVNGVASPGAEFLRSGRTWQGLGTDFDNEASTLVEEGRSGVARGYQVGESGRH
- a CDS encoding hypothetical protein (TransMembrane:4 (i7-28o43-64i71-92o138-157i)~BUSCO:54754at5125), yielding MLFAMFFVFFRVLQIITLIPCMGMLAWFVDGFVKQNALTPDSILILFIVSVLALAWAIFTLFSYHRSSTNAHFVAFVDALFFGAFIAAVYYLRYVQNTDCVSIRRSDDWDVSAGNVRVIGPSYDLVNNKPCSMLKACWAFGIMNVIFFAITSVVAFLHGGHMSAYNRSHTRRSYHSSRHSHRSHSRSGSRHSSRSRPHSRRVYV